One genomic window of Etheostoma spectabile isolate EspeVRDwgs_2016 chromosome 7, UIUC_Espe_1.0, whole genome shotgun sequence includes the following:
- the ptpdc1b gene encoding protein tyrosine phosphatase domain-containing protein 1: MELQAKTRGGALMEFIRAPRAKYTMVGEAIRHVIPEHMRCSIGCGGQACKYDNPSYWSDDQQAIKGLYSSWVSDYFLAMSRPSTEIIEKYNIIDQFKRNGIKTVINLQIPGEHASCGNPLEPESGFSYRPEVFMENNIYFYNFGWSDYGVANLTTVLDMVKVMAFALQEGKIAIHCHAGLGRTGVLLACFLAYATRMTPNQAILYVRAKRPNSIQTRGQLSCVRHFVQFLAPLRSVFSCAEPRFNPVTLSQYLNRQRHILHGTERKELRHLPKIVQLVCRLLLDIAENRQVIEEDILEAPDIDDIEMTLSVIEKMGPELFTKKPRLPGTPTLPRHFHEPPIFYHRKSLSYSESDLRRLGSQLNLLTQPPSSFSQNSLEIPLCPYDDTSGVSHSLTGSLWQIKNIEDGSVLLKKVKRKTFQRSESVGNNETTKYSGMLSRWKAEQREELVMNGMKPQDKGVEHSEKSEVPFITLQSELSLDARRLLVAQALAVDLFLDGEEEHKDYVLTWQAELNQGGGWERLCMERDPFILTGLMWAWLEQLKEPVISNQDAKSLNANNTDAQTVLNTLDQASKQTLTCILNCMANMMVIPEEVENAFLNRTIKAFTWIKNNSEDESKVYESMTTALRCVLEDMRSRVIKADEMPTSPFSLT; the protein is encoded by the exons ATGGAACTCCAAGCAAAGACAAGAGGTGGAGCTCTGATGGAATTCA TCAGAGCCCCCAGGGCGAAGTACACAATGGTAGGAGAAGCTATACGTCATGTTATTCCTGAACATATGCGATGCTCAATCGGCTGTGGAGGTCAAGCCTGCAAGTATGACAACCCAAGTTACTGGAGTGATGACCAACAGGCCATAAAGGGCCTCTACTCATCCTG GGtttctgattattttctcgCTATGTCCAGACCCTCAACAGAAATCATTGAGAAGTATAACATCATTGATCAATTCAAAAG GAATGGTATTAAAACAGTGATCAACCTACAGATACCTGGTGAACATGCCAGCTGCGGGAACCCTCTGGAGCCAGAGAGCGGCTTCTCATACCGTCCAGAGGTCTTCATGGAAAACAACA TTTATTTCTACAATTTTGGCTGGAGTGACTATGGAGTGGCCAACCTCACCACTGTGCTGGACATGGTGAAAGTCATGGCCTTCGCACTGCAGGAGGGAAAGATAGCAATCCACTGTCACGCTGGTCTTGGCAGAACAG GTGTGCTGTTAGCATGCTTCTTGGCCTATGCTACCAGGATGACTCCTAACCAGGCTATTTTATATGTACGTGCTAAACGGCCCAACTCCATCCAGACCCGAGGTCAGCTGAGttgtgtcagacattttgtCCAGTTCCTTGCCCCTTTGAGGAGTGTGTTTTCTTGTGCTGAGCCTCGATTCAACCCAGTCACCCTGTCCCAGTATCTGAACCGCCAGAGACACATATTGCATGGCACTGAGAGGAAAGAGCTGAGGCACCTCCCAAAGATTGTCCAGCTGGTGTGTAGGCTGCTGTTGGACATTGCAGAGAATCGACAGGTGATTGAGGAAGACATTCTTGAGGCCCCTGATATTGATGACATAGAGATGACTCTCAGCGTCATTGAGAAGATGGGCCCTGAGTTATTTACAAAAAAGCCCCGCTTGCCAGGTACACCCACATTACCCAGACATTTCCACGAGCCACCAATCTTCTACCATCGCAAAAGTCTGAGCTACAGTGAGTCCGACCTGAGACGACTGGGCTCACAGCTCAACCTCCTCACACAACCTCCGAGCTCCTTTTCACAGAATAGTCTTGAGATACCTCTTTGCCCATATGATGACACTTCTGGCGTTTCACACAGTCTAACAGGCTCACTCTGGCAAATCAAGAATATAGAAGATGGATCCGTTCTGCTGAAGAAAGTGAAGCGGAAAACCTTTCAACGCAGTGAGTCAGTGGGAAACAATGAGACTACCAAATACAGTGGCATGTTGTCCAGATGGAAGGCAGAGCAGAGGGAAGAGTTAGTAATGAATGGGATGAAGCCTCAAGACAAAGGAGTGGAGCATTCGGAGAAGTCAGAGGTGCCCTTTATTACCCTGCAGTCAGAGTTGTCCCTGGACGCCCGGAGGTTGCTCGTGGCACAGGCCTTGGCAGTGGACCTATTTCTTGATGGAGAAGAAGAGCACAAAGACTACGTCTTGACCTGGCAG GCAGAACTGAACCAAGGTGGTGGCTGGGAAAGGCTATGTATGGAGCGGGATCCCTTTATCCTCACTGGGCTCATGTGGGCTTGGCTGGAGCAGCTTAAAGAGCCAGTCATCTCCAACCAGGACGCCAAATCCCTCAACGCCAACAACACTGATGCTCAAACTGTCCTCAACACACTTGACCAG GCCTCTAAACAAACATTAACATGCATACTAAATTGTATGGCTAATATGATGGTAATACCAGAAGAGGTTGAAAATGCTTTCCTGAATCGTACTATCAAAGCTTTTACCTGG ATCAAAAATAACTCAGAGGATGAAAGCAAAGTGTACGAATCCATGACTACAGCCCTACGATGTGTCCTTGAGGACATGAGATCTAGGGTCATCAAAGCAGATGAGATGCCAACGTCTCCCTTCTCTTTAACATAG